From Eubalaena glacialis isolate mEubGla1 chromosome 17, mEubGla1.1.hap2.+ XY, whole genome shotgun sequence, a single genomic window includes:
- the PENK gene encoding proenkephalin-A, with product MARFLRLCTWLLALGPGLLATVRAECSQDCATCIYRLARPTDLNPLACTLECEGKLPSLKTWETCKELLQLSRLELPPDGSSALGKQGDRLLAKKYGGFMKRYGGFMKKMDELYPLEPEEEANGGEILGKRYGGFMKKDAEEDDAIGNPSDLLKELVGAGDQREGAPHQEGRDDADVSKRYGGFMRGLKRSPQLEDEAKELQKRYGGFMRRVGRPEWWMGYQKRYGGFLKRFADSLPSDEEGESYSKEVPEMEKRYGGFMRF from the exons ATGGCGCGGTTCCTGAGACTCTGCACTTGGCTGCTGGCACTCGGCCCCGGGCTCCTGGCGACCGTGCGGGCGGAATGCAGCCAGGACTGCGCGACGTGCATCTACCGCCTGGCGCGTCCGACCGATCTCAACCCACTG GCTTGCACACTGGAATGTGAAGGGAAGCTGCCTTCTCTCAAGACCTGGGAAACCTGCAAGGAGCTTCTGCAGCTGTCCAGGCTGGAGCTCCCTCCAGACGGCAGCAGCGCCCTCGGCAAACAGGGGGACCGCTTGCTCGCTAAGAAGTACGGGGGCTTCATGAAGAGGTACGGAGGCTTTATGAAGAAGATGGATGAGCTGTATCCCCTGGAGCCGGAGGAAGAGGCAAATGGAGGGGAAATCCTTGGCAAGAGATACGGGGGCTTCATGAAGAAGGATGCGGAGGAAGACGACGCCATAGGCAATCCCTCCGACCTGCTGAAGGAGCTGGTGGGAGCGGGGGACCAGCGAGAAGGGGCTCCCcaccaggagggcagggatgacGCAGACGTGAGCAAGAGATACGGGGGCTTCATGCGAGGCTTAAAGAGAAGCCCCCAGCTGGAAGACGAAGCCAAGGAGCTGCAGAAGCGGTACGGCGGCTTCATGAGAAGAGTGGGTCGCCCCGAGTGGTGGATGGGCTACCAGAAAAGGTACGGCGGCTTCCTCAAGCGCTTTGCAGATTCCCTGCCCTCCGACGAAGAAGGTGAAAGTTACTCAAAGGAAGTTCCcgaaatggagaaaagatatgGAGGATTTATGAGATTTTAA